The following are encoded in a window of Trichocoleus sp. genomic DNA:
- the queG gene encoding tRNA epoxyqueuosine(34) reductase QueG, with protein MAISAQFKDPIDSIDSQQIKEKALAIGFHKVGIATVEADVEKEGQEEAEKLQVERLQNWLDHGYHADMEWMKNPRRQDIRSIMPTVRSVICVALNYYTPVQRPAGEAYAKISRYGWGRDYHRILHKKLKAFATWLEAQGEGIEARYYADTGPVQDKVWAEKAGIGWIAKNSNVITREYGSWVFLGEVLTNLPLPPDRPHTNHCGTCTRCLEACPTGAITQPFVVDANRCIAYHTIENRSETIPEPIAQQMQGWVAGCDICQDVCPWNQRFAQETDASEFQPYSWNIDPTLETIAQLSDQEWDQRFPASALRRIKPEMLRRNARATLQHQSTPDEP; from the coding sequence ATGGCGATCTCAGCACAATTCAAAGATCCAATTGATTCAATTGATAGCCAGCAAATCAAAGAAAAAGCTCTGGCGATCGGCTTTCACAAAGTTGGGATTGCCACGGTTGAAGCAGATGTGGAAAAAGAGGGACAGGAAGAAGCGGAAAAATTGCAGGTGGAGCGGCTGCAAAATTGGCTGGATCACGGATATCACGCGGATATGGAATGGATGAAGAATCCGAGGCGGCAGGATATTCGATCGATCATGCCCACGGTGCGATCGGTGATCTGTGTGGCGCTTAACTATTACACGCCCGTTCAGCGTCCGGCGGGAGAAGCGTATGCCAAAATTTCTCGCTATGGCTGGGGGCGAGATTATCATCGGATTTTGCACAAAAAGCTGAAAGCATTCGCGACCTGGCTAGAAGCGCAAGGGGAAGGGATTGAGGCACGATATTATGCTGATACGGGCCCAGTGCAGGATAAAGTCTGGGCAGAAAAAGCGGGAATTGGCTGGATTGCTAAAAATAGTAATGTGATTACGCGAGAATATGGCTCCTGGGTATTTTTAGGTGAAGTGCTGACAAACTTGCCGCTCCCGCCCGATCGCCCACATACAAATCATTGTGGAACCTGTACGCGCTGTCTGGAAGCCTGCCCCACCGGAGCAATTACTCAGCCCTTTGTGGTGGATGCGAATCGCTGTATTGCCTATCACACGATCGAAAATCGTTCTGAAACAATACCAGAGCCGATCGCCCAACAAATGCAGGGCTGGGTCGCAGGCTGCGATATTTGTCAGGATGTTTGCCCCTGGAATCAGCGGTTTGCTCAGGAAACAGATGCATCTGAGTTTCAGCCTTATTCCTGGAATATTGATCCAACGCTGGAGACGATCGCGCAGTTGTCTGATCAAGAATGGGATCAGCGGTTCCCGGCTTCTGCTCTGCGTCGAATTAAACCTGAAATGCTGCGGCGAAATGCGCGAGCGACTTTGCAACACCAATCAACGCCTGATGAGCCATAG
- a CDS encoding sugar ABC transporter permease — protein sequence MLNPSTRHRQPSTKWLHQATPYLFLLPALLMLGLTVFYPALQAFFLSFTRYEYDITQPPVWIGLKNFQRLLGDPTFWRTLRNTIVYLIGVVPILVILPLGLAILVNRKLKGIRWFRAAFYTPVVISMVVAGIAWRWLYAENGLLNQLLRWLHLSTEGIPWLTSPQFALFSVMAVTIWKGLGYYMVIYLAGLQGIPADLYEAAAIDGSDGWRKHFDITIPLMRPYLFLVAVISAISATKIFEEVYIMTQGGPRSSSKTLVYYVYEKAFQDLEISYACTIGLAMFLIILALSIVRLTLDRQAPSDLP from the coding sequence ATGCTGAACCCCTCAACTCGCCATCGACAACCGTCAACAAAATGGCTGCACCAGGCAACACCTTACCTCTTCTTGCTGCCAGCGCTGCTGATGCTGGGGCTAACCGTGTTCTATCCTGCCCTGCAAGCCTTTTTTCTCAGCTTTACCCGCTATGAGTACGACATTACCCAACCTCCAGTCTGGATTGGGCTCAAGAACTTTCAGCGGCTCCTGGGTGATCCCACTTTTTGGCGAACGCTGCGAAATACGATCGTTTATTTGATTGGGGTCGTGCCGATTCTGGTAATTCTGCCGCTCGGTTTGGCAATTCTGGTGAATCGGAAGCTCAAAGGAATTCGCTGGTTTCGGGCTGCTTTCTATACGCCTGTTGTGATCTCGATGGTCGTTGCGGGGATTGCCTGGCGATGGCTCTATGCCGAAAACGGCTTACTCAATCAACTGCTGCGCTGGCTGCACCTTTCCACTGAAGGAATTCCCTGGCTCACCAGCCCCCAATTTGCCTTATTTAGCGTCATGGCAGTCACGATCTGGAAAGGGTTGGGCTACTACATGGTGATTTATCTGGCGGGGCTTCAGGGCATTCCCGCTGACCTTTATGAAGCTGCCGCGATCGACGGTTCAGACGGCTGGCGCAAACATTTCGATATCACCATTCCCCTCATGCGCCCCTATCTTTTCCTGGTTGCAGTCATTTCCGCGATTTCTGCCACCAAGATCTTTGAGGAAGTTTATATCATGACGCAGGGTGGACCGCGCAGCAGCTCCAAAACCCTGGTTTATTACGTCTACGAAAAAGCCTTTCAAGACCTGGAAATTAGCTATGCCTGTACGATCGGGTTAGCCATGTTTCTGATCATTCTGGCGCTTTCAATTGTGCGGCTGACGCTCGATCGACAAGCTCCATCCGACCTACCATAA
- a CDS encoding TlyA family RNA methyltransferase produces the protein MPKQRLDALLVDLDLCPSRQQAQRLIRAGEVMVNQQVIDKPGMEVDTAAAIQVKERSPYVSRGGEKLAKALAEFGVAVAGRICLDGGISTGGFTDCLLQAGAKQVYGIDVGYGQVAWTLRQDDRVILRERTNIRHLKPEDLYEPGQIYPDLGVVDVSFISLTKVLPALWNLLQSPREVVLLVKPQFEVGKEKVGKKGVVRDFKDQAGAIEQVWRSAQEMGWHYRGLTWSPLVGPAGNIEYLLWLSQESSIPSPDLPMLQHLTQSAHQALKPGE, from the coding sequence TTGCCGAAACAACGCCTCGACGCTCTCCTCGTAGACCTTGACCTTTGTCCCTCTCGCCAGCAGGCACAACGGTTAATTCGGGCTGGCGAAGTTATGGTCAATCAGCAAGTTATTGACAAACCAGGGATGGAGGTCGATACTGCCGCAGCCATTCAGGTCAAAGAACGATCGCCCTATGTTTCCAGAGGCGGCGAGAAGTTAGCCAAAGCGTTAGCCGAATTTGGGGTAGCCGTTGCAGGACGAATTTGTTTAGATGGCGGCATTTCAACCGGTGGCTTTACTGATTGTTTGCTGCAAGCCGGAGCCAAGCAAGTCTATGGCATTGATGTGGGCTATGGGCAGGTTGCCTGGACGCTGAGACAAGACGATCGAGTCATTCTGCGCGAACGTACCAATATTCGCCACCTCAAGCCTGAAGATCTCTACGAACCAGGGCAGATTTATCCTGATTTGGGCGTTGTCGATGTCTCGTTTATCTCGCTGACCAAAGTGCTGCCTGCGCTCTGGAACTTGCTTCAGTCGCCGCGTGAGGTTGTTCTTTTAGTGAAGCCACAATTTGAAGTCGGGAAAGAAAAAGTGGGGAAGAAGGGGGTTGTCCGAGACTTCAAGGATCAGGCAGGCGCGATCGAACAAGTCTGGCGATCGGCTCAAGAAATGGGTTGGCACTATCGAGGCTTGACCTGGTCGCCCTTAGTTGGACCAGCAGGCAATATTGAGTATCTCCTCTGGCTCAGTCAGGAAAGCTCAATTCCTTCACCGGATCTACCCATGCTCCAGCACCTCACCCAATCTGCTCACCAAGCTCTCAAACCAGGAGAATAG